In Candidatus Hydrogenedentota bacterium, the following proteins share a genomic window:
- a CDS encoding Gfo/Idh/MocA family oxidoreductase encodes MNHHHRSNNEEGRFSRRDFVKMSAAAGAAFTLSRQTASYAQTDHVDPELKPMDRVRIAMVGVGGMGTNHLGNLLKLEGVDILAVCDIDEEKATHAQDMVEAAGQKRPTAYCRGDRDFERLCAEEELDLVYTATPHKWHVPVCVAAMENGKHAATEVPAAPTLEGCWQLVDTAEATKKHCVMMENCCYGRTEMAVLNMVRQGVLGELLHAECGYLHDIRDIYLQTSPGRKWFQENPLTRNGNLYPTHGLGPVAQCMNINRGDQFSHLVSMSSPGLGLAQYAKEKLPADDPRQDLKFKSGDVNTVLIQTQLGRTITVLYNCNNPRPYTRINLVQGTRGIVQGYPDRVHIEGVSPDHEWEEMEAYYDRYDAKLWRDQGDTVIRYGHGGMDFLEDMRLIACLRAGLPTDQDVYDAAAWSAIGPLSERSVAGRAAVTDVPDFTRGRWRDRAPLEVPGEV; translated from the coding sequence ATGAATCACCATCACCGCAGTAATAACGAGGAAGGACGCTTCAGCCGTCGCGATTTCGTGAAAATGAGTGCTGCAGCAGGAGCTGCTTTTACACTGTCCCGACAGACAGCGTCTTATGCGCAGACTGACCACGTAGACCCTGAGTTAAAACCCATGGACCGGGTGCGCATTGCTATGGTCGGTGTCGGCGGTATGGGTACCAATCACTTGGGCAATCTCCTGAAACTTGAAGGCGTTGATATCCTTGCCGTCTGCGATATCGACGAGGAAAAGGCAACCCATGCACAGGATATGGTGGAAGCTGCCGGACAAAAACGACCAACCGCCTATTGTCGCGGAGACCGTGATTTCGAACGACTCTGTGCCGAAGAGGAGCTGGACCTTGTTTATACTGCAACGCCTCATAAGTGGCATGTGCCTGTATGCGTTGCCGCTATGGAAAATGGTAAACACGCGGCTACCGAAGTACCGGCGGCGCCCACGCTGGAGGGGTGTTGGCAATTGGTGGACACTGCCGAAGCAACGAAAAAACATTGTGTCATGATGGAAAATTGCTGCTACGGACGCACAGAAATGGCGGTGTTGAATATGGTGCGCCAAGGTGTCCTTGGAGAACTGCTTCACGCTGAATGCGGTTATCTCCACGACATTCGCGATATTTATTTGCAGACGTCACCGGGCAGAAAATGGTTCCAAGAAAATCCGCTGACCCGAAACGGTAACCTGTATCCTACCCACGGGCTCGGTCCTGTGGCACAGTGTATGAATATTAATCGTGGAGACCAATTCTCCCATCTCGTATCGATGAGCAGCCCCGGTCTCGGACTGGCGCAATATGCCAAAGAAAAGCTGCCCGCAGATGATCCCCGTCAAGATCTTAAGTTTAAATCAGGCGATGTAAATACGGTTCTTATTCAAACCCAATTAGGCCGTACTATTACGGTCTTGTATAACTGCAATAATCCACGGCCCTACACCCGCATCAATCTGGTGCAGGGTACCCGAGGCATTGTACAGGGCTATCCCGACCGCGTTCATATTGAAGGCGTCAGCCCTGACCATGAATGGGAAGAAATGGAAGCCTATTACGACCGCTACGATGCTAAGTTATGGCGTGACCAAGGCGATACAGTCATTCGTTACGGTCATGGCGGCATGGACTTCCTGGAAGATATGCGTTTGATCGCTTGTTTGCGGGCCGGTCTACCAACCGACCAGGATGTCTATGATGCTGCTGCCTGGAGTGCTATCGGACCGCTTAGTGAACGGAGCGTCGCCGGACGCGCCGCCGTGACCGACGTTCCTGATTTTACACGGGGCCGTTGGCGTGACCGTGCGCCGTTGGAGGTGCCGGGCGAAGTGTAA
- a CDS encoding aldo/keto reductase, with product MDTCNRRRFLSISAGLLATGAIAPLGFSDPSRPHPTALRRLGNTGLECSYLGIGTGIRGQSFNITDQTLNLTGEEFITLLEHAYAQGITYFDMADRYGSHHFMRVAMKRSIPREKVMLLSKVWFREADAVRKDLERMRRELDTDCIDAVLLHCLRQGEDNWPESLRPAMDVLEEAKEKGHIRAHGISSHNLIALQRAADEPWCDLVLARINPFGVHMDGSVEEVTDALEKIHRAGKGILGMKILGEGDPKVLEKMDESLRFVMDLNTVDAITIGFMNPGQLDEVFAAISRQAEG from the coding sequence ATGGATACCTGTAACCGTCGTAGATTTCTTTCAATCAGTGCGGGGCTGTTGGCAACGGGCGCAATAGCTCCCTTGGGTTTTTCCGACCCGTCAAGACCCCACCCCACAGCGCTGCGCCGTTTGGGCAACACAGGACTCGAATGTTCGTATCTGGGCATAGGCACGGGAATACGAGGACAGAGTTTCAATATTACCGATCAGACCTTGAACCTCACCGGCGAAGAATTCATCACGCTTTTGGAACACGCCTATGCACAGGGAATCACCTATTTCGATATGGCCGATAGATACGGCTCCCACCACTTCATGCGCGTTGCCATGAAACGTTCCATTCCCCGGGAAAAGGTGATGCTGTTGAGCAAAGTTTGGTTTCGCGAGGCTGACGCTGTCAGAAAAGATCTTGAGCGTATGCGCAGGGAGTTAGATACCGATTGTATTGATGCCGTTCTTTTACATTGTTTGCGGCAAGGCGAAGACAATTGGCCGGAAAGCTTGCGGCCCGCCATGGATGTCTTGGAAGAAGCCAAAGAGAAAGGGCATATACGTGCCCATGGCATTTCCAGTCATAACCTCATCGCCTTGCAGCGTGCGGCAGATGAACCTTGGTGTGATCTGGTTCTCGCACGGATCAACCCCTTCGGTGTGCATATGGATGGATCTGTTGAGGAAGTGACAGACGCGTTGGAGAAGATTCACCGTGCCGGCAAAGGTATCCTCGGCATGAAAATCCTGGGTGAGGGCGATCCGAAAGTGCTGGAGAAAATGGATGAGTCGCTGCGTTTTGTCATGGATCTCAACACCGTGGATGCCATAACCATTGGCTTCATGAATCCCGGTCAATTGGATGAGGTTTTTGCGGCCATCTCACGACAGGCGGAAGGCTGA
- a CDS encoding lactonase family protein, protein MKIPSLCFVLAILFAGTASAEVETETLWRIYIGTYSNSDDGGIHLLEMDKTTGALHSHGVVASVKNPSFLAAHPRENFLYCVGRKSTLETAEDGVSAFAVETNDGSLRLLNQQPVHGSGPCHLTVDPQGRHLFVANYNSGSVNVFPLNKDASLGTISDWKQHVGSGTHPSRQDGPHAHSANLDPAGQILIAADLGLDKLMLYHYDPEKGLLHTHDPDAAATPAGAGPRHVVFHPSGTILYVVNELDNTLIAYNYNPSATKPEAFQYISTLPDNFTGNNTTAEIRIHPSGRFLYASNRGHDSIACFSITPITGRLQALGHHHTGGKEPRNFNISPDGAFMVVANQNSNTVVAFSINEETGLPEAEKSRVEVPAPVCVLFYNAR, encoded by the coding sequence ATGAAGATCCCTAGCCTATGCTTTGTCCTCGCCATTCTGTTTGCCGGCACAGCTTCCGCGGAAGTAGAAACTGAAACATTGTGGCGGATCTATATTGGCACCTATAGCAATAGCGATGACGGCGGAATCCACCTTTTAGAAATGGATAAGACGACCGGCGCGCTTCATTCCCATGGTGTTGTCGCATCGGTAAAAAACCCATCTTTTTTAGCGGCACATCCCCGCGAAAATTTTCTGTACTGCGTGGGCAGAAAATCTACGCTTGAAACAGCCGAAGACGGAGTAAGCGCCTTTGCTGTCGAAACGAATGACGGTTCTCTCCGCTTGCTCAATCAACAGCCCGTTCACGGCTCCGGTCCTTGTCACCTTACCGTGGATCCTCAGGGACGGCATCTCTTTGTGGCGAATTACAACAGCGGCAGCGTCAATGTATTTCCATTGAACAAGGATGCTTCTCTTGGCACTATAAGCGATTGGAAACAACATGTCGGCTCCGGCACCCATCCCAGTCGCCAGGACGGACCTCATGCCCATTCGGCAAACTTAGATCCTGCCGGGCAAATCTTGATTGCTGCGGATCTGGGACTGGACAAACTCATGCTCTACCACTACGACCCGGAAAAAGGACTGCTCCATACTCATGATCCCGATGCCGCGGCCACCCCTGCGGGCGCGGGTCCGCGACACGTGGTCTTTCATCCTTCCGGAACAATCCTTTATGTGGTCAATGAACTGGATAATACCCTTATCGCGTATAACTACAATCCTTCCGCGACGAAGCCGGAAGCCTTTCAATACATCAGCACCTTACCCGATAATTTTACAGGCAACAATACGACGGCTGAAATACGCATACACCCATCGGGACGTTTTCTTTATGCTTCCAACCGGGGTCATGACAGTATCGCCTGTTTCTCCATCACCCCCATCACAGGGCGGCTCCAAGCTTTAGGGCACCACCACACAGGCGGAAAAGAGCCGCGCAATTTCAATATTAGCCCTGACGGCGCTTTCATGGTTGTTGCAAACCAGAACTCAAACACCGTTGTTGCTTTTTCTATTAACGAAGAAACCGGGCTGCCCGAAGCAGAAAAAAGCCGCGTAGAAGTTCCAGCCCCGGTATGTGTTCTATTTTATAATGCCCGTTAA